A genomic segment from Streptomyces sp. NBC_00459 encodes:
- a CDS encoding NCS2 family permease, which yields MSEPQKVAGRSGVAPPAANSVDGFFKISERGSTFAREVRGGFATFFTMAYILVLNPIILGSAKDKFGHQLDSVQLVTATALVAAVMTIIMGVGGNLPLALAAGLGLNAVVAFQIAPLMSWDDAMGLVVLEGLLICVLVLTGLREAIMHAIPGPLKAAIGVGIGLFIAFIGFVDAGFVTRIPDVASTTVPVQLGGTGTLSGWPVLVFCLGVLLTIGLIARKVKGAILISIVTMTLLALIINSVADIKSWGLTTPAWPDKITDSPDFGLIGHFSLFGAFGETTVITVVLLIFTLILSDFFDTMGTVVGITAEAGLLDEEGKVPNLGRVLLIDGAAAVAGGASSSSSATSYIESAAGVGEGARTGFANLITGGLFACALFFTPVLTIVPMQAAAPALVAVGFLMMTQVKHIDWDKYEVAIPAFLTIAVMPFTYSITNGIGAGFLAYVLIKTVLGKAKEVHWLLWGTSALFLIYFAIDPLQQLFGTK from the coding sequence ATGTCCGAACCACAGAAGGTGGCCGGCCGATCCGGCGTCGCGCCCCCGGCGGCGAACAGCGTCGACGGCTTCTTCAAGATCTCCGAGCGGGGATCCACCTTCGCCCGTGAAGTACGCGGCGGCTTCGCCACGTTCTTCACGATGGCCTACATCCTTGTCCTGAATCCCATCATCCTGGGCAGCGCCAAGGACAAGTTCGGTCACCAGCTCGACAGCGTCCAGCTCGTCACCGCCACCGCTCTGGTGGCCGCGGTGATGACGATCATCATGGGCGTCGGCGGCAACCTCCCGCTCGCCCTCGCCGCGGGCCTCGGCCTCAACGCGGTGGTCGCCTTCCAGATCGCCCCGCTGATGAGCTGGGACGACGCGATGGGTCTGGTCGTCCTGGAGGGCCTGCTGATCTGCGTCCTTGTGCTGACAGGCCTCAGAGAAGCGATCATGCACGCCATCCCCGGGCCGCTCAAGGCGGCGATCGGGGTGGGCATCGGTCTGTTCATCGCCTTCATCGGCTTCGTCGACGCCGGCTTCGTCACCCGTATCCCGGACGTCGCGAGCACCACGGTCCCGGTGCAGCTCGGCGGCACGGGAACGCTCAGCGGCTGGCCCGTCCTGGTCTTCTGTCTCGGCGTCCTGCTGACCATCGGTCTGATCGCGCGCAAGGTGAAGGGCGCGATCCTGATCAGCATCGTCACGATGACGCTCCTCGCGCTCATCATCAACTCGGTCGCCGACATCAAGAGCTGGGGCCTGACCACACCGGCCTGGCCCGACAAGATCACGGACAGCCCTGACTTCGGACTGATCGGCCACTTCAGCCTGTTCGGCGCGTTCGGCGAGACCACGGTGATCACCGTGGTCCTGCTGATCTTCACCCTGATCCTGTCGGACTTCTTCGACACCATGGGCACGGTCGTCGGCATCACCGCCGAGGCCGGCCTCCTGGACGAGGAGGGCAAGGTCCCCAACCTGGGCCGCGTGCTGCTCATCGACGGCGCGGCGGCGGTGGCGGGCGGCGCGAGCTCCTCGTCCTCGGCGACCTCGTACATCGAGTCGGCGGCGGGCGTCGGCGAGGGCGCGCGCACCGGCTTCGCCAACCTGATCACCGGCGGTCTGTTCGCCTGCGCGCTCTTCTTCACGCCGGTCCTGACGATCGTCCCGATGCAGGCCGCCGCCCCCGCCCTGGTCGCGGTGGGCTTCCTGATGATGACCCAGGTCAAGCACATCGACTGGGACAAGTACGAGGTCGCCATCCCCGCGTTCCTGACGATCGCCGTGATGCCGTTCACGTACTCCATCACCAACGGCATCGGCGCCGGCTTCCTGGCCTACGTCCTCATCAAGACGGTCCTCGGCAAGGCCAAGGAGGTCCACTGGCTCCTGTGGGGCACGAGCGCCCTGTTCCTGATCTACTTCGCGATCGATCCCCTTCAGCAGCTCTTCGGTACGAAGTAG
- a CDS encoding pectate lyase — protein sequence MTARVEQRVRHRRRVTGRRAVIAGTAALGLTGAAVLTTTLLSSAGAATTWPTAKGSKAVSSKITVSGTYDGKLKKFFGSGALDNGSQEEGQDPIFELKDGAVLKNVIIGTPGADGVHCTGSCTLQNVWWLDVGEDAASFKGKKSTAVYKVIGGGARSASDKVFQFNGAGRLSITGFRVENFGKLVRSCGNCRTQFKRTIVISDIDATAPGKVLVGVNANYGDTATLSRIRIHGDPKKKIKPCVRFKGNNKSKEPTEIGSGADGTTCKFSPSDITYK from the coding sequence ATGACTGCACGAGTCGAACAGCGCGTCCGCCACCGCCGTCGGGTCACCGGACGGCGGGCCGTGATCGCCGGCACCGCCGCTCTCGGGCTCACCGGGGCGGCGGTCCTGACGACGACGCTCCTGTCCTCCGCCGGTGCCGCCACCACCTGGCCGACGGCCAAGGGCAGCAAGGCCGTGTCCTCGAAGATCACGGTGTCCGGCACGTACGACGGCAAGCTGAAGAAGTTCTTCGGCAGCGGCGCGCTGGACAACGGCAGCCAGGAGGAAGGCCAGGACCCGATCTTCGAGCTGAAGGACGGCGCGGTCCTGAAGAACGTGATCATCGGCACTCCGGGCGCGGACGGCGTCCACTGCACCGGCTCCTGCACGCTGCAGAACGTGTGGTGGCTGGACGTCGGCGAGGACGCGGCCAGTTTCAAGGGCAAGAAGTCGACGGCCGTGTACAAGGTGATCGGCGGCGGAGCGAGGTCCGCCTCCGACAAGGTGTTCCAGTTCAACGGGGCCGGCAGGCTCAGCATCACGGGCTTCCGCGTCGAGAACTTCGGCAAGCTGGTGCGCTCGTGCGGCAACTGCAGGACGCAGTTCAAGCGCACGATCGTGATCAGCGACATCGACGCGACCGCACCGGGCAAGGTCCTGGTCGGCGTGAACGCGAACTACGGCGACACGGCGACGCTGAGCAGGATCCGTATCCACGGCGACCCCAAGAAGAAGATCAAGCCGTGCGTGCGCTTCAAGGGCAACAACAAGAGCAAGGAACCCACCGAGATCGGCAGCGGTGCGGACGGAACCACCTGCAAGTTCTCGCCATCTGACATCACGTACAAGTAA
- a CDS encoding GNAT family N-acetyltransferase — MRYTASTDVELREVHDSDLPVFFRQTNDPESLWMAAFTAKDPTDRDAFDAHWERIRAAPGVLNRTVLVDGDVVGSAAVYGEPGEREVTYWIDRAYWGRGIATAALRALVAEVTERPLHARAAADNAGSLRVLEKCGFRVTGHDRGYAQARGTEIDEVVLTLEA; from the coding sequence ATGAGGTACACGGCATCCACGGACGTCGAGCTCCGTGAGGTCCACGACAGTGACCTGCCGGTCTTCTTCCGGCAGACCAACGACCCGGAATCCCTGTGGATGGCCGCGTTCACGGCGAAGGACCCGACCGACCGGGACGCCTTCGACGCCCACTGGGAGCGGATCCGCGCCGCGCCGGGCGTGCTGAACCGCACGGTCCTCGTCGACGGTGACGTGGTGGGCAGCGCGGCGGTGTACGGCGAGCCGGGCGAGCGCGAGGTGACGTACTGGATCGACCGCGCCTACTGGGGCCGCGGCATCGCGACGGCCGCCCTGCGCGCGCTCGTCGCCGAGGTCACGGAGCGCCCGCTGCACGCGCGTGCGGCCGCCGACAACGCGGGCTCGCTGCGGGTCCTGGAGAAGTGCGGTTTCCGCGTCACCGGGCACGACCGGGGATACGCGCAGGCGCGCGGCACGGAGATCGACGAGGTCGTGCTGACGCTGGAGGCCTGA
- a CDS encoding peptidoglycan D,D-transpeptidase FtsI family protein — MNKTIRRASVFSLLLVLSLLVRATWVQFYDGQALADDSKNRRNAIALYANPLGNIIVAGESVTGSKETNSGDLKYQRTYTDGKLYAAVTGYSTPLFTPTQLEGIYKDVLDGSDSRLTTIMDTVTKEHAAPGNVITTIDPDVQKAAYAALGDKKGAAVAIDPKTGRILAMVSTPSYDPSTITGASDGDTWTKLNEDADKPLVNRAIRQPLPPGSTFKLVVAAAALEDGLYGSVDDRTDSPDPYPLPGTTRELTNENPNAPCENATIRVALQYSCNNVFGKMAVDLGQDKVRAMAEKFGFNDEKQDVPVRAYPSVYPSDMEKSETALTGIGQFDVTATPLQMAMVSAAIADGGKLVSPHMVSQVTNSDGDVLEDYDNEASTKEIVSSRTAEQLQSAMQTVVSDGTGTNAQVAGATVGGKTGTAQHGENNSQTPYAWFTSYAKSDSNGKEVAVTVLVEQSGAARSEVSGNGLAAPVAKAMMQAALAG, encoded by the coding sequence ATGAACAAGACGATCAGGCGCGCCTCCGTCTTCTCGCTGCTGCTCGTGCTCTCTCTGCTGGTCAGGGCGACATGGGTGCAGTTCTACGACGGTCAGGCGCTCGCGGACGACAGCAAGAACCGGCGGAACGCGATCGCGTTGTACGCGAACCCGCTCGGGAACATCATCGTGGCCGGTGAGTCGGTCACCGGCTCGAAGGAGACGAACAGCGGAGATCTGAAGTACCAGCGGACGTACACGGACGGGAAGCTCTACGCCGCCGTGACCGGATACAGCACGCCCCTGTTCACGCCGACGCAGTTGGAGGGCATCTACAAGGACGTGCTCGACGGCTCGGACAGCAGACTCACGACCATCATGGACACGGTCACCAAGGAGCACGCGGCCCCGGGGAACGTGATCACGACGATCGACCCGGACGTGCAGAAGGCCGCGTACGCGGCGCTCGGGGACAAGAAGGGCGCGGCCGTCGCCATCGACCCGAAGACCGGCAGGATCCTCGCCATGGTGTCCACTCCGTCGTACGACCCGTCGACGATCACCGGCGCGAGTGACGGCGACACCTGGACCAAGCTCAACGAGGACGCCGACAAACCGCTGGTCAACCGGGCGATACGGCAGCCGCTGCCGCCCGGTTCGACGTTCAAGCTGGTGGTCGCGGCGGCGGCCCTGGAGGACGGACTGTACGGGTCGGTGGACGACCGTACGGACAGCCCTGACCCGTACCCACTGCCGGGTACGACCCGCGAGCTGACGAACGAGAACCCCAACGCGCCCTGTGAGAACGCCACGATCCGGGTCGCGCTCCAGTACTCCTGCAACAACGTGTTCGGGAAGATGGCCGTCGACCTCGGGCAGGACAAGGTCAGGGCGATGGCGGAGAAGTTCGGCTTCAACGACGAGAAGCAGGACGTGCCGGTGCGGGCGTACCCGAGCGTGTACCCCTCGGACATGGAGAAGTCGGAGACCGCGCTGACGGGGATCGGGCAGTTCGATGTCACGGCGACGCCGTTGCAGATGGCCATGGTGTCCGCCGCGATAGCCGACGGCGGCAAGCTGGTCTCGCCGCACATGGTGTCCCAGGTCACGAACTCCGACGGGGACGTCCTGGAGGACTACGACAACGAGGCGTCGACGAAGGAGATCGTCAGCTCGCGGACGGCCGAGCAGTTGCAGTCCGCCATGCAGACGGTCGTCTCCGACGGTACGGGGACGAACGCGCAGGTGGCCGGGGCGACGGTGGGGGGCAAGACGGGTACGGCTCAGCATGGAGAGAACAACAGCCAGACGCCTTATGCCTGGTTCACGTCTTATGCGAAGTCCGACTCCAACGGGAAGGAGGTTGCCGTGACTGTGCTGGTCGAACAGTCGGGGGCGGCTCGGTCCGAGGTGAGTGGGAATGGGCTGGCGGCTCCTGTTGCCAAGGCGATGATGCAGGCTGCGCTGGCTGGGTGA
- a CDS encoding IclR family transcriptional regulator, translated as MSAAETGGGAQVKSAVRTVELLEYFAGRPGMHSLAVVQEAVGYPKSSLYMLLRTLVDLGWVETDATGTRYGIGVRALLVGTSYIDGDEVVAVARPTLDRLSDDTTETIHLARLDGTNVVYLATRQSQHYLRPFTRVGRRLPAHSTSLGKALLATHTDEQVRKLLPETLPALTEHTITDREKLIEELHVVREQGFAVDREENTLGLRCFGVAIPYRTPARDAISCSVPVARLTPAHEQMVKDALFDARDRLTLATRRL; from the coding sequence ATGTCGGCAGCCGAGACAGGCGGCGGGGCGCAGGTCAAGTCCGCGGTACGGACCGTTGAACTGCTGGAATACTTCGCCGGACGTCCCGGCATGCACTCCCTGGCAGTGGTCCAGGAGGCTGTCGGTTATCCCAAGTCCAGTCTTTACATGCTCCTGCGCACCCTTGTCGACCTCGGGTGGGTCGAGACGGACGCCACCGGCACGCGGTACGGCATCGGCGTACGGGCCCTGCTGGTCGGCACCTCGTACATCGACGGCGACGAGGTGGTCGCGGTGGCCCGCCCGACCCTCGACCGGCTCTCCGACGACACGACGGAGACCATCCACCTGGCCCGGCTCGACGGCACGAACGTCGTCTATCTCGCCACCCGCCAGTCGCAGCACTACCTGCGCCCCTTCACCCGGGTCGGCCGGCGGCTGCCCGCCCACTCGACCTCCCTCGGCAAGGCGCTGCTGGCCACCCACACCGACGAGCAGGTCCGCAAACTGCTCCCGGAGACGCTTCCCGCGCTGACCGAGCACACCATCACCGACCGGGAGAAGCTCATCGAGGAGCTGCACGTGGTGCGCGAACAGGGCTTCGCGGTGGACCGCGAGGAGAACACGCTGGGGCTGCGCTGTTTCGGCGTGGCGATCCCCTACCGCACCCCCGCGCGGGACGCGATCAGCTGCTCGGTGCCCGTCGCACGGCTCACCCCGGCCCACGAACAGATGGTCAAGGACGCCCTGTTCGACGCGCGGGACCGGCTCACACTGGCCACCAGGAGGCTCTGA
- a CDS encoding SigE family RNA polymerase sigma factor: MGTVVDDAASVEFHAFFERHYAELARLAHLLTGEADAADDLAADALLALWHRWDRVRAADHPVAYARGVVANLAKTRIRSAVRERRRITLFWSQREEKTENPDIPGVIDVQEALRRLPFRKRACVVLRHAFDLSEKDTALALGVTVGTVKSQTSKGMAELQRLLGTDEAPLRVRTPVRTTGGAGGTNR; the protein is encoded by the coding sequence GTGGGCACTGTCGTCGACGACGCAGCCTCCGTGGAGTTCCATGCCTTCTTCGAGCGGCACTACGCCGAACTCGCGCGCCTGGCCCACCTGCTGACAGGTGAGGCCGACGCCGCCGACGATCTGGCGGCGGACGCACTGCTCGCACTGTGGCACCGCTGGGACCGGGTGCGGGCCGCCGACCACCCGGTGGCGTACGCGCGCGGTGTGGTCGCCAATCTGGCCAAGACCCGTATCCGCAGCGCGGTCCGGGAGCGCCGCAGGATCACCCTGTTCTGGTCGCAGCGGGAAGAGAAGACCGAGAATCCCGACATACCCGGCGTGATCGACGTCCAGGAAGCCTTGCGCAGACTGCCGTTCCGCAAGCGGGCGTGTGTGGTGCTCCGGCACGCCTTCGACCTCTCGGAGAAGGACACGGCTCTCGCCCTGGGAGTTACTGTCGGTACGGTTAAGAGCCAGACTTCCAAGGGAATGGCCGAACTGCAGCGGCTCCTTGGCACCGACGAGGCCCCGCTTCGAGTGCGTACTCCTGTGCGCACCACCGGCGGAGCGGGAGGGACGAACCGATGA